From one Caldisalinibacter kiritimatiensis genomic stretch:
- a CDS encoding polysaccharide deacetylase family protein produces the protein MTKIVLIILMIFIMYAIIPNFYSRNISKNVLRRFDNTNYLALTFDDGPDPKYTPELLDLLKKNEVKATFFLVADKAYKNKELVYRMIKEGHEVGLHSLKHKSAWLTTPLQTKYNFDRSIEIFKELGINIKLFRPPWGTFNLFTLYYATKYRLKTIFWTKEAKDWSRKTTVEQIKDRIINNINNGDIIVLHDSNGAEGAPKRTIEAVRDIIPKLKHDGYEFVTISQGMGGVEFEQDSQIYI, from the coding sequence ATGACTAAAATAGTATTGATAATCTTAATGATTTTTATAATGTATGCTATAATACCTAATTTTTATAGTAGAAATATTAGTAAAAATGTATTAAGGAGATTTGATAATACTAATTACTTAGCTTTAACATTTGATGATGGACCAGACCCTAAGTATACGCCTGAACTTCTAGATTTGCTGAAAAAGAATGAGGTAAAAGCTACCTTTTTCTTAGTAGCAGATAAAGCTTATAAAAATAAAGAGTTAGTATATAGAATGATTAAAGAAGGACATGAAGTGGGGTTACATTCATTAAAACACAAAAGTGCATGGTTAACTACTCCTTTACAGACTAAATATAATTTTGATAGGTCCATCGAGATATTTAAAGAATTAGGTATTAATATAAAGCTATTTAGACCCCCTTGGGGAACATTTAATTTATTTACACTATACTATGCAACCAAGTATAGACTTAAAACTATATTTTGGACAAAAGAAGCTAAGGATTGGAGTAGAAAAACTACCGTAGAGCAGATAAAAGACAGAATAATTAACAATATTAATAATGGTGATATAATAGTACTTCATGATAGCAACGGAGCTGAAGGAGCACCTAAAAGAACTATTGAAGCTGTTAGAGATATAATACCTAAGCTTAAGCATGATGGATATGAGTTTGTAACTATTAGTCAAGGAATGGGTGGTGTAGAATTTGAACAAGATAGTCAGATATATATTTAG
- a CDS encoding YkoP family protein, which produces MNKIVRYIFSLFEKTVVKVNGWKHIPNSPRKFMYVVTQKYNGKDIQLSDGTMVTKGDFVAEFHIDNLKMNQVKNDLKSIFRYLDEELIALAEAAITHEEFKNIKAYYGRTVLHPIAKKRDFTIIDVENKKFFLKFWDNLLKLVFQSSNSKGTKKFRDPKECWISKEQLGRFLSKKGDYNEKENN; this is translated from the coding sequence TTGAACAAGATAGTCAGATATATATTTAGTTTATTTGAAAAAACGGTAGTCAAAGTTAATGGATGGAAGCACATACCCAATTCACCAAGAAAATTTATGTATGTAGTTACACAAAAATATAATGGTAAAGATATTCAATTGTCCGATGGCACCATGGTTACTAAAGGGGATTTTGTAGCAGAGTTTCATATTGATAATTTAAAGATGAACCAAGTAAAAAATGACTTAAAGAGTATTTTTCGTTATTTAGATGAGGAATTAATAGCTTTAGCTGAAGCAGCTATTACTCATGAAGAATTTAAAAATATAAAAGCATATTATGGTAGAACTGTACTACATCCAATAGCTAAGAAACGAGATTTTACGATAATAGATGTAGAAAATAAAAAGTTCTTTTTAAAATTTTGGGATAATCTATTAAAGCTTGTCTTTCAAAGCAGTAATAGCAAAGGAACAAAGAAATTTAGGGACCCTAAAGAGTGTTGGATATCTAAGGAACAATTAGGTAGATTTTTGAGTAAGAAAGGCGATTATAATGAAAAAGAAAACAATTAA
- a CDS encoding lysylphosphatidylglycerol synthase transmembrane domain-containing protein translates to MKKKTINYLVVILLISITGWIILSSENLADIPSLLLRTNKIYLMLGLLSMVGFWFSDALIIRSISRMVNVKGNIVNSLKLTMIGQYYSAITPFASGGQPAQIYTMVNNSIPVGQATSIMINKFIIYQTIVTFYSIFMFILKVGFVYNNIKPALPFVLIGLILNLIGIITIFALFFNYKILEKALVLVLKIANKIRIINSVEKYRVKIDQHLEEYVMSIEKIKKNKFVALKVSLITVVQLTFYFSVTYFVYLALGFSKASFIDIISIQSLLYMAVSFIPTPGTVGASEGGFYILFNVFFAKNVLVYAILLWRMIIYYFNLFVSGIVTLVDYLTRKNKRIMLEE, encoded by the coding sequence ATGAAAAAGAAAACAATTAATTATCTTGTAGTGATTTTACTTATAAGTATAACAGGATGGATAATATTGTCTAGTGAAAACCTGGCAGATATACCGAGCCTTTTGTTAAGGACGAATAAGATTTATTTAATGTTAGGGTTATTGTCAATGGTAGGCTTTTGGTTTTCTGATGCCTTAATAATTAGAAGTATTTCAAGAATGGTGAATGTTAAAGGAAATATAGTTAACTCTTTAAAACTAACAATGATAGGTCAGTATTATAGTGCCATAACACCTTTTGCAAGTGGCGGTCAGCCAGCACAGATATATACTATGGTAAATAACTCAATACCTGTAGGGCAAGCGACTTCTATAATGATTAATAAATTTATAATATATCAAACCATTGTAACTTTTTACTCGATTTTTATGTTTATTTTAAAAGTAGGCTTTGTTTATAATAATATAAAACCTGCACTGCCTTTTGTTTTAATAGGTTTGATTTTAAATTTGATAGGTATAATTACAATTTTTGCATTGTTTTTTAACTATAAGATTTTAGAAAAAGCTCTGGTTTTAGTTTTAAAAATAGCCAATAAAATAAGAATTATAAATAGTGTAGAAAAATATAGGGTTAAAATAGACCAACATTTAGAAGAATATGTTATGAGTATAGAAAAAATTAAGAAGAATAAATTTGTGGCACTAAAGGTATCTTTAATTACAGTTGTACAATTAACTTTTTATTTTAGTGTAACATATTTTGTTTATTTGGCGTTAGGGTTTTCTAAGGCTTCTTTTATAGATATAATATCCATTCAATCATTACTGTATATGGCAGTATCTTTTATACCTACTCCTGGAACTGTTGGAGCCTCTGAAGGTGGATTCTACATTTTGTTTAATGTGTTTTTTGCAAAGAATGTTTTAGTTTATGCAATTTTATTATGGAGAATGATAATTTATTATTTTAACCTTTTTGTTAGTGGAATTGTTACGTTGGTTGATTATTTAACAAGAAAAAATAAAAGAATTATGCTAGAGGAATAG
- a CDS encoding sensor histidine kinase — protein sequence MIFQMLGDLANRVGIIIVIAFILSKVKIFRKLVSKNKISYLDKLIFSIFFGILGIIGTYSGIYVKGALANSRVIGVFVGGLLGGPCVGITSGIIAGLHRWAIGGFTALSCGISTIVEGVLAGLVSKKFYKSNNKLSYSLIMGAIAECIQMIIILIIARPISAATELVSLIAIPMIVANSLGIAIFIGIIESIFKDQERAAAIQAQKALRIANKTLKYLRKGFNEETAYKTAKIIYDMTDVKAVAITDTEKILAHVGIGEDHHRTGDNVRTELTKEVIKTGKYKVAKYSNEISCNFDNCRLKSAIIVPLKERNITVGTLKLYKTAENSISQIDLELALGLASLFSNQIELSKLEYQEELLAKAELKALQAQINPHFLFNAINTIVSFVRTKPDKARELLLHLGSYFRKNLQQGVDEVDLKKEIEHIKSYLEIEKARFDDKLDVNFHIDKDIKCKLPPLILQPIVENAVKHGILQKLEGGTIDIWAKDKENGTELIVQDDGIGMSEQCLQKIFNNDKNKGSIGLVNVNNRLKNKYGDKYGLQIESKVGQGTKVTMLIPKDKGANYDKMFDC from the coding sequence ATGATATTTCAAATGTTAGGTGATTTAGCTAATAGAGTCGGTATAATAATAGTTATAGCATTTATTTTGTCAAAAGTTAAGATATTCAGAAAATTAGTTTCTAAGAATAAAATTAGTTATTTAGATAAGCTAATATTTTCAATTTTCTTTGGAATACTAGGTATAATAGGAACTTATTCGGGTATATATGTAAAGGGAGCATTGGCTAATTCAAGGGTTATAGGAGTTTTTGTTGGAGGACTATTAGGAGGACCTTGTGTAGGGATTACTTCAGGTATTATTGCTGGCCTTCATAGATGGGCCATTGGAGGGTTTACAGCTTTATCATGTGGTATTTCTACAATTGTAGAAGGAGTATTAGCCGGTCTTGTAAGTAAAAAATTTTACAAAAGCAATAATAAATTATCATACTCATTAATTATGGGAGCAATTGCTGAATGTATACAAATGATAATAATTTTAATAATAGCTAGACCTATTTCAGCAGCAACAGAGTTGGTAAGCTTAATTGCAATACCTATGATTGTAGCTAATTCTTTAGGGATTGCTATATTTATTGGGATAATAGAAAGTATATTTAAAGACCAAGAAAGAGCAGCAGCAATCCAAGCACAAAAGGCCTTAAGAATTGCAAATAAAACATTAAAATACTTAAGAAAAGGCTTTAATGAAGAAACAGCGTATAAAACAGCTAAAATTATTTATGATATGACGGATGTTAAAGCAGTTGCTATAACTGATACAGAAAAGATTCTAGCTCATGTAGGTATAGGAGAAGACCATCATAGAACTGGCGATAACGTGAGAACAGAATTAACTAAGGAAGTTATTAAAACTGGTAAATATAAAGTGGCGAAGTATAGTAATGAGATAAGCTGTAACTTTGACAATTGTAGATTAAAATCAGCTATAATAGTTCCTTTAAAAGAGAGAAATATTACTGTAGGGACTTTAAAATTATATAAAACAGCAGAAAATTCTATTTCTCAAATAGACTTGGAATTAGCATTAGGACTAGCTTCTTTATTTTCTAACCAAATAGAATTAAGTAAACTTGAATATCAGGAAGAATTATTAGCTAAAGCAGAACTAAAGGCATTACAGGCTCAAATAAATCCTCATTTTTTATTTAATGCTATAAATACCATAGTATCTTTTGTTAGAACAAAACCTGATAAAGCAAGGGAATTGTTATTGCATTTAGGGTCATACTTTAGGAAAAACTTACAACAGGGTGTGGATGAAGTAGATTTAAAGAAAGAGATAGAACATATTAAATCTTATTTAGAAATAGAAAAGGCTAGGTTTGATGATAAGTTAGATGTTAATTTTCATATAGATAAAGACATCAAATGTAAACTACCACCTTTGATTCTACAGCCTATTGTTGAAAATGCTGTAAAACATGGGATATTACAAAAATTAGAAGGTGGTACGATTGACATTTGGGCTAAAGATAAGGAGAATGGAACTGAACTAATTGTACAAGATGATGGAATAGGAATGAGTGAACAGTGTCTTCAAAAAATATTTAATAATGACAAAAATAAAGGTTCAATAGGATTAGTAAATGTTAATAATAGATTAAAGAATAAATATGGCGATAAGTATGGATTACAAATTGAAAGTAAAGTAGGGCAAGGAACAAAAGTAACAATGTTAATTCCAAAGGATAAGGGGGCAAACTATGATAAGATGTTTGATTGTTGA
- a CDS encoding LytR/AlgR family response regulator transcription factor yields MIRCLIVDDESPAREELMYLLNEYEELEIVGTAKHGIEAIELNDKLKPDVIFLDIQMPKVDGIEVAKEVIKSTNVPLIIFVTAYDEYAIQAFELNAIDYLLKPVSQERLDKSINKVEERLDNISNEYEQKLKKLLNVITNKEDKNIKKICLYKNGTIVPLDINKIIYATVENRNTVIFSVEGKYEYSHTLSDLEEKLNLSNFFRSHRSFLINLDFIEEIEPWFNSTYQVKMKQINEKIPVSRKQVKEFKNIMNIT; encoded by the coding sequence ATGATAAGATGTTTGATTGTTGATGATGAGAGCCCAGCAAGAGAAGAATTAATGTATTTGTTAAATGAATATGAGGAATTAGAGATAGTGGGTACTGCAAAACATGGAATAGAGGCAATAGAGTTAAATGATAAGTTAAAGCCTGACGTTATTTTTCTCGATATTCAAATGCCTAAGGTCGATGGTATTGAAGTTGCAAAGGAAGTTATTAAAAGTACAAATGTACCTTTAATTATATTTGTTACGGCATATGATGAATATGCAATCCAAGCATTTGAATTAAATGCTATTGATTATCTTTTAAAACCTGTATCTCAAGAAAGACTTGATAAATCTATAAATAAAGTTGAGGAAAGACTTGATAATATTTCGAATGAATACGAGCAAAAATTAAAAAAGTTATTGAATGTAATAACAAATAAAGAAGATAAAAATATTAAAAAGATTTGTTTATATAAAAATGGAACGATTGTTCCACTAGATATAAATAAAATAATTTATGCAACAGTTGAAAATAGAAATACGGTTATCTTTTCAGTAGAAGGGAAATATGAGTATTCTCATACATTAAGCGATTTAGAGGAAAAGCTTAATTTATCAAATTTCTTTAGAAGTCATAGAAGTTTTCTTATCAATTTAGATTTCATTGAAGAAATAGAACCATGGTTCAATAGTACCTATCAAGTAAAAATGAAACAGATAAATGAAAAAATACCAGTAAGTAGAAAACAAGTAAAAGAGTTTAAAAATATAATGAATATAACTTAA
- a CDS encoding carbon starvation CstA family protein, translated as MVSFLSSIVILILGYLTYGKFVEKVFGVDEKRPTPAVSINDGVDFVPLSWPRIFLIQFLNIAGLGPIFGAVMGALFGPAAFIWIVLGSIFAGAVHDYFSGMLSIRHDGKSISEIVGIYLGENARKIMRVFSVVLLILVGTVFMTGPAQLLANLKLAGLSSMSIWLAIIIVYYFLATILPVDKVIGKIYPLFGAALLIMAIGIGSMLVIKGYNIPEIALTNMHPDGLPIWPMLFVTIACGAISGFHATQSPMMARCLPNEKYGRRVFYGAMISEGIIALIWAAAAMTFFDGGVLGLKAVVAEGGAGAVVSEISSSLLGPIGGVLAMLGVIACPITSGDTAFRSARLVIADAVGAEQGKTKNRLTLAIPIFAIGFILTRIDFSIIWRYFAWSNQTLAMIVLWTTAAYLIKSKKLHWIATAPATFMTAVSITYILQAPEGFSLPTTISYPVGIVAAITALILFMKKFGKDNKALEKANA; from the coding sequence ATGGTATCATTTTTAAGTTCTATTGTGATTTTGATTTTAGGCTACTTAACTTATGGTAAATTTGTGGAAAAGGTTTTCGGTGTTGACGAAAAAAGACCTACACCAGCAGTATCTATCAATGATGGTGTGGACTTTGTGCCTCTTAGTTGGCCAAGAATTTTCTTGATTCAGTTCCTTAACATTGCAGGTTTAGGTCCAATTTTTGGTGCGGTAATGGGAGCTTTATTTGGACCAGCTGCTTTTATATGGATTGTACTTGGAAGTATTTTTGCAGGTGCAGTACATGACTATTTTTCAGGAATGCTATCAATAAGACATGACGGTAAAAGTATTTCGGAGATTGTAGGAATTTATTTAGGTGAGAATGCAAGAAAGATAATGAGGGTATTTTCAGTTGTACTATTAATATTAGTAGGTACAGTTTTCATGACAGGACCAGCTCAATTACTAGCTAATTTAAAATTAGCCGGATTAAGCAGTATGAGCATTTGGTTAGCAATTATAATAGTATATTATTTCTTAGCTACTATATTACCTGTAGATAAGGTTATAGGAAAAATTTATCCATTGTTTGGTGCTGCTTTATTAATAATGGCAATTGGTATAGGAAGTATGTTAGTAATTAAAGGTTATAATATACCTGAAATAGCATTAACAAATATGCATCCTGACGGATTACCAATATGGCCTATGTTATTTGTTACAATTGCTTGTGGTGCTATTAGTGGGTTCCATGCTACTCAATCACCAATGATGGCTAGATGTTTACCTAACGAAAAATATGGACGTAGAGTATTCTATGGTGCTATGATTTCAGAAGGTATTATAGCATTGATATGGGCTGCAGCAGCTATGACTTTCTTTGATGGTGGAGTTTTAGGATTAAAAGCAGTGGTAGCTGAAGGAGGAGCAGGTGCAGTAGTAAGTGAAATATCAAGTAGTTTACTTGGTCCTATCGGTGGAGTACTTGCAATGCTTGGAGTTATCGCTTGTCCTATTACTTCAGGAGATACGGCTTTTAGAAGTGCTAGATTAGTAATAGCAGATGCAGTTGGAGCTGAACAAGGTAAAACAAAAAATAGATTAACGTTAGCTATACCTATATTTGCGATTGGATTTATCTTAACAAGGATTGATTTTAGTATCATATGGAGATATTTTGCATGGTCTAATCAGACTTTAGCTATGATTGTATTATGGACAACAGCTGCATATTTAATTAAGAGTAAAAAACTACATTGGATTGCAACTGCTCCAGCAACATTTATGACAGCAGTAAGTATAACTTATATACTACAAGCTCCAGAAGGATTTAGTTTACCAACAACTATTTCATATCCAGTTGGAATTGTTGCAGCAATCACAGCGTTAATATTATTTATGAAAAAGTTTGGTAAAGATAATAAAGCTTTAGAAAAAGCTAATGCATAA
- a CDS encoding patatin-like phospholipase family protein, with translation MNGIYLQGGGAKGAFQAGVVYRLHEKGVKFNVLAGTSIGAINGYYIYTDNFEKLKETWTNIEPGDEKISGKVIENESVINILKDLKGKNNNVKAYYVNYVEVKGNQIEEVIVDVTKQNKNEGINSVRYSSLLPYRFDEEKTLSEIVKDFNTQRVFGEFKEDLVNGVYDGYKLDGGILNNNLLSPFVNDKVDKLYIVSLNNQYKVPDYILDIYNTEDIQVIKPKTEIKPGNTLRFEKEFCTKLFTEGYEITKNIV, from the coding sequence ATGAACGGAATTTATCTTCAAGGTGGAGGAGCTAAAGGTGCTTTTCAAGCAGGCGTTGTTTATAGATTACATGAAAAAGGGGTTAAGTTTAATGTCTTAGCAGGAACATCTATAGGAGCAATAAATGGATATTATATATATACTGATAACTTTGAAAAACTTAAAGAAACTTGGACAAATATAGAACCTGGAGATGAAAAAATATCGGGTAAAGTTATTGAAAACGAAAGTGTCATAAATATATTGAAAGATTTAAAAGGAAAGAATAATAATGTAAAAGCATATTATGTGAATTATGTTGAAGTTAAAGGAAATCAGATAGAAGAAGTTATAGTGGATGTGACTAAACAAAATAAAAATGAAGGGATAAATTCTGTAAGATACAGTTCCCTATTGCCCTATAGATTTGATGAAGAAAAAACTTTAAGTGAAATAGTAAAAGATTTTAATACACAAAGAGTATTTGGTGAATTTAAAGAAGACTTAGTTAATGGAGTTTATGATGGCTATAAGTTAGATGGAGGCATATTAAATAATAATTTGCTTAGTCCTTTTGTGAATGACAAAGTAGATAAATTATATATAGTATCTTTGAATAATCAGTACAAAGTTCCAGATTATATATTAGATATTTATAATACAGAAGATATTCAGGTTATTAAACCTAAAACAGAAATAAAACCTGGGAATACTTTAAGATTTGAAAAGGAGTTTTGCACAAAACTATTTACTGAAGGATATGAAATTACCAAGAATATAGTATAG
- a CDS encoding alpha/beta fold hydrolase codes for MGVYRPICLPTIPNVLGGEDGFFQSEEGKIYYTEKGKGEALLLIHGINGGASNFTWRKNFNELSKNYKVYAIDLPGFGRSEKNPIKYTSSVYCRAILEFIQEKIKRPCYIISSGLSAAYSFFIAFYASRWVKSLVLITPSGIRSNSSIPCEASFTTYNIFTSPVYGDAVYNSFISIRSVEYFLKTFIYENLKNVTPFVIKYTFGAAHQCPNAKYAPASFVSGFSNINIVPFLSSIKQPVLIVWGEKAKLSSVQNIYDFKQLNPLFNTYIFKKSGLVPQIEEAQQFNNLAVKFFRQN; via the coding sequence ATGGGTGTATATAGACCGATTTGTCTTCCAACTATACCAAATGTTTTAGGTGGAGAAGATGGTTTTTTTCAAAGTGAAGAAGGGAAGATATATTATACAGAAAAAGGCAAAGGAGAGGCTTTATTATTAATACATGGTATTAATGGAGGAGCATCAAATTTTACTTGGAGAAAAAATTTTAATGAATTATCTAAAAACTATAAAGTTTATGCTATAGATTTACCTGGATTTGGTAGGTCAGAAAAGAATCCGATAAAATATACTTCTTCAGTATATTGTAGAGCAATACTTGAATTTATTCAAGAAAAGATAAAAAGACCTTGCTATATCATTAGTAGTGGACTATCGGCAGCATATTCCTTTTTTATTGCTTTTTATGCTTCAAGATGGGTTAAGTCACTAGTACTTATTACTCCATCAGGGATTAGGAGCAATTCTAGCATACCCTGTGAGGCAAGTTTTACAACTTATAATATATTTACAAGTCCAGTATATGGTGATGCTGTATATAATTCTTTTATTTCTATTAGGAGTGTAGAGTATTTTTTAAAAACCTTCATATATGAAAACTTAAAAAATGTAACTCCTTTTGTAATAAAATATACCTTTGGTGCTGCACATCAATGTCCTAATGCTAAGTATGCTCCTGCTTCCTTTGTATCAGGATTTAGCAATATAAACATAGTACCCTTTTTATCTAGTATAAAGCAACCTGTACTTATCGTTTGGGGGGAAAAGGCGAAGTTAAGTAGTGTACAAAATATATATGATTTTAAACAATTAAATCCATTGTTCAATACATATATTTTTAAAAAAAGTGGATTAGTTCCTCAAATAGAAGAAGCACAACAATTTAATAATTTAGCAGTAAAATTTTTTAGACAAAATTAG
- a CDS encoding YuzF family protein, with the protein MNNYPYNNMPMPRRMPSTNRPPNMPPMNMPMQVSCIDPFVVDTLMSIIGKKIIVETVRGSIQGKLADVKPDHIVLKEVCGGDSVFFIRIQEIVHIMPNID; encoded by the coding sequence GTGAATAATTATCCTTATAATAATATGCCTATGCCTAGGAGGATGCCTTCTACGAACAGACCACCAAATATGCCTCCTATGAATATGCCAATGCAAGTATCTTGTATAGACCCTTTTGTAGTTGATACTTTGATGAGTATTATAGGTAAAAAAATAATTGTTGAAACAGTAAGGGGTTCTATACAAGGAAAATTAGCCGATGTTAAACCAGACCATATCGTATTAAAAGAAGTATGCGGTGGAGATTCAGTTTTCTTTATTAGAATACAGGAAATAGTTCATATAATGCCAAATATTGATTAA
- a CDS encoding ATP-binding protein — MNKFFNKVLNSRGLRLRFVLVLILLIYLPILFYIYFIYTHTLNVVKQEKIDTSKRVLIKTTESIELSFSDISEKVSSFTNNMAIGASIARYHTVKKKYQDYFDNYIQERMSNIVKENYHIDEAICFTNDRRIYKVNNTFKVDKEKFYNGEIYNQMVSAKKDELWFNVKPDWLVSKDKKIEEEKLIIARKIYHIIPEGSKEDKAGMKDYVVGYILAFINKDKIMELYNKSTLTPDNELAICDEEFEPVIYKSLHTITPNLKERLDYVTKGPVMKELELNDIDYLLGVCAIKPLNWYIASAIPIESLMGETERGVKGSLWIIGFISIIVSIFIIIEILILSRIITDKEMVAYKLNVTQQANEKLRMYKHDFMNHLQIIQGLIQMGQPKRALDYLKRVSNEGKSIHQNYEIGIPELEATINTAINEAKEYGIEVVLDVVKISKELPIKTYDLTKVISNLIKNAIYALIHSNDEHKVLKIKIDYDLGNYVFEVFNNTPIITEDIGQKIFNKGFSTKGKEGDGLGLYIVKKTIEKYGGKIELVVKEDGNHFIITIPDTISE, encoded by the coding sequence ATGAATAAATTTTTTAATAAAGTTTTAAACTCTAGAGGATTGCGGTTAAGATTTGTTTTAGTTTTAATTTTGCTAATTTATTTACCAATTCTTTTTTATATTTATTTTATATATACTCATACATTAAATGTTGTAAAACAAGAAAAAATAGATACTTCAAAACGAGTGCTTATAAAGACTACAGAATCAATAGAATTAAGTTTTAGTGATATTTCTGAAAAGGTGAGTTCATTTACTAATAATATGGCAATAGGAGCTTCAATAGCAAGATATCATACAGTAAAGAAGAAATATCAAGACTATTTTGACAATTACATACAAGAAAGAATGTCAAACATAGTTAAAGAAAATTATCATATAGATGAAGCTATTTGTTTTACTAATGATAGGCGTATTTATAAAGTTAACAATACATTTAAAGTAGATAAAGAGAAATTTTATAACGGAGAAATATATAATCAAATGGTGAGTGCAAAAAAAGACGAGTTATGGTTTAATGTTAAACCTGATTGGCTTGTTAGTAAAGATAAGAAAATTGAAGAAGAGAAACTTATCATCGCCAGAAAGATTTATCATATAATTCCTGAAGGCTCTAAGGAAGACAAAGCAGGGATGAAGGATTATGTTGTGGGATACATTTTAGCTTTTATAAATAAAGATAAGATAATGGAATTGTATAATAAATCAACTTTAACACCAGATAATGAGCTGGCTATATGCGACGAAGAATTTGAACCTGTTATTTATAAGTCTTTACATACTATAACACCTAATTTGAAAGAAAGATTAGATTATGTAACTAAAGGGCCAGTAATGAAAGAATTAGAACTAAATGATATTGACTATCTTTTGGGGGTTTGTGCGATTAAGCCTTTAAATTGGTATATTGCTAGTGCTATACCTATTGAAAGTCTTATGGGGGAAACAGAAAGGGGAGTAAAAGGAAGTCTCTGGATTATAGGGTTCATTAGTATTATAGTGTCAATTTTTATAATTATTGAAATTCTAATATTGTCACGTATAATCACTGATAAAGAAATGGTAGCATATAAATTAAATGTTACACAGCAAGCAAATGAAAAACTTCGAATGTATAAACATGATTTTATGAATCACTTACAAATTATACAGGGATTAATACAAATGGGACAACCTAAACGGGCTTTAGATTATTTAAAAAGGGTTTCAAATGAAGGTAAATCTATACATCAGAATTATGAAATAGGCATTCCAGAGCTTGAAGCAACAATCAATACAGCTATTAATGAAGCCAAAGAATATGGCATAGAGGTTGTTCTTGATGTGGTCAAAATATCTAAAGAATTACCAATTAAAACTTATGATTTGACAAAAGTTATATCAAATCTTATTAAAAATGCAATATATGCTTTAATACACTCAAATGATGAACATAAAGTTCTAAAGATAAAGATAGATTATGATTTAGGTAACTATGTTTTTGAAGTATTTAATAATACACCTATTATTACAGAAGATATAGGACAAAAAATCTTTAATAAGGGATTTAGTACAAAAGGAAAAGAAGGAGACGGGTTAGGACTTTATATTGTTAAGAAAACAATAGAAAAATATGGAGGTAAAATAGAATTAGTAGTTAAAGAAGATGGTAACCATTTTATAATTACAATTCCTGATACTATAAGTGAATAG
- a CDS encoding flavodoxin family protein yields MKTLVVYYSLEGNTKLIADTIAEEINCDVLRLRPKKDIPKKGFLKFFLGGMNVVFNKKPELEPYNKNFDKYDLIVFGSPVWAGSYAPSFNTLFSQVSLKDKKIALFSCYGGREGKVFEKFSHKLQGNEVIGQIGFIEPKKNNIDENTDKAKQWIHQLVK; encoded by the coding sequence ATGAAAACGTTAGTTGTGTATTATTCATTAGAAGGGAATACAAAGTTAATTGCTGATACTATAGCAGAAGAGATTAATTGTGATGTATTAAGATTAAGGCCTAAAAAAGACATACCTAAAAAAGGTTTTCTTAAATTTTTCTTAGGTGGAATGAATGTAGTATTCAATAAAAAACCTGAATTAGAACCATATAATAAAAATTTTGATAAATATGATTTAATTGTTTTTGGAAGTCCTGTTTGGGCAGGTTCATACGCACCATCCTTTAACACTTTATTTTCACAAGTATCACTTAAAGATAAAAAAATTGCACTCTTTTCTTGTTATGGAGGAAGAGAAGGTAAAGTTTTCGAAAAGTTTAGTCACAAATTACAAGGTAACGAAGTGATTGGTCAAATTGGTTTTATAGAACCTAAGAAAAATAATATAGATGAAAATACAGATAAAGCAAAACAGTGGATACATCAGCTAGTTAAATAA